One segment of Desulfonatronum sp. SC1 DNA contains the following:
- the ilvC gene encoding ketol-acid reductoisomerase, with translation MRVYYEQDAPLEPLVDKTVAIIGYGSQGHAHAQNLRDSGCKVVIGQRSGGENWSLAKEHGFEPMSAADAAKTADVIQILVQDQYQPKVYQEEVLPNLTAGKTLVFAHGFNIHFNQILPPKDVDVVMVAPKGPGHLVRREYERGGGVPALVAVHQDATGQALATALAYARGIGSTRSGVLQTTFQEETETDLFGEQAVLCGGVSALIRAGYETLTEAGYQPEVAYFECMHELKLIVDLLYEGGFKKMHHSISDTAEYGDLTRGPRLVDGRVKQEMKRVLEEIQQGQFAREWILENQAGRPAFYALRRQVEEHPIEEVGERLRGMMAWLQK, from the coding sequence ATGCGCGTATATTACGAACAGGACGCCCCATTGGAACCGTTGGTCGACAAAACCGTGGCCATTATCGGATATGGCAGCCAGGGCCATGCCCATGCCCAGAATTTGCGGGATTCCGGCTGCAAAGTGGTCATTGGGCAGCGGTCCGGCGGAGAGAACTGGAGCTTGGCCAAGGAGCACGGCTTCGAGCCCATGAGCGCCGCGGACGCGGCCAAGACCGCCGACGTGATTCAGATTCTGGTCCAGGACCAGTATCAGCCCAAGGTCTACCAGGAGGAAGTTCTGCCGAACCTCACGGCCGGCAAGACCCTGGTTTTCGCCCACGGGTTCAATATCCACTTCAACCAGATCCTGCCTCCTAAGGATGTGGACGTGGTCATGGTCGCTCCCAAGGGGCCGGGACACTTGGTGCGCCGGGAGTATGAGCGTGGCGGCGGCGTGCCGGCCCTGGTGGCCGTGCATCAGGACGCCACCGGCCAGGCCCTGGCCACGGCTTTGGCTTACGCCCGGGGCATCGGATCGACTCGTTCCGGGGTCTTGCAGACCACCTTCCAGGAAGAAACCGAGACCGACCTTTTCGGGGAACAGGCCGTGCTTTGTGGCGGGGTGAGCGCCCTGATCCGGGCTGGCTACGAAACATTGACTGAGGCTGGGTATCAGCCCGAAGTGGCCTATTTTGAATGCATGCACGAGCTGAAGCTGATCGTGGACTTGTTGTACGAGGGCGGATTCAAGAAGATGCACCATTCCATCAGCGACACCGCTGAATACGGCGACCTGACCCGCGGTCCGCGTTTGGTGGACGGACGGGTCAAGCAGGAAATGAAGCGGGTTTTGGAGGAGATTCAGCAAGGCCAATTCGCCAGGGAATGGATACTGGAAAACCAAGCCGGTCGTCCCGCCTTCTACGCGCTGCGTCGCCAGGTGGAGGAGCATCCCATCGAGGAAGTCGGCGAGCGATTGCGGGGCATGATGGCCTGGCTGCAAAAATAG
- a CDS encoding DUF167 domain-containing protein, which produces MTKAVERILRGDGQGWLLPVWVQPGAKRDQVSGIVDGRLKLRIAAPAVDNKANTALTAYVAGQLGLRRNQVALVAGTIGRKKTLRIVAEQEPDWERLAPAGM; this is translated from the coding sequence GTGACCAAGGCCGTGGAAAGGATTCTTCGCGGCGACGGACAGGGGTGGTTACTGCCCGTATGGGTTCAGCCCGGAGCCAAACGGGATCAGGTGTCCGGGATCGTCGACGGGCGGCTGAAGCTGCGGATCGCCGCTCCGGCGGTGGACAACAAGGCTAATACGGCCCTGACCGCGTATGTTGCCGGACAGTTGGGGCTGCGTCGGAATCAGGTGGCGTTGGTCGCCGGGACCATCGGCAGGAAAAAAACGTTGCGCATTGTCGCGGAACAGGAACCCGACTGGGAGCGCTTGGCTCCCGCGGGCATGTAG
- a CDS encoding cysteine synthase: MIHDHVLSLIGKTPLVALRKLNPFPGVRIAAKIEEFNPGGSIKDRVALAMIEQAEASGLLTPDKVIIEATSGNTGIGLAMVCAVKGYKLMLLMPESASEERRRIMLAYGATIHLTPGHLSTDGAIEEAYRLHREEPERYVLMDQFNNPASIAAHYRTTAQEIWDQTEGRATHVVATLGTSGTVMGLTKRLKELNPDITVVAVEPFAGHKIQGLKNMQESYPPGIYDKHAPDRILNVEDETAFDLCRKLANQEGIFAGMSSGAALSGALQLARELDQQIVKHPSDPPPLVVVIFPDGGIRYLSTPLFAPPQEQGVQVRDLRRRKLTALRPGKSAMRLFTPGPSLDDITGFGAWRRIVLLDVAARFLNQKDPRNRTRAEVLVGVADLDDRAVAAARAGGMSLEVSGKQALSTIRELAARLGVSSQVRFVSAGQCAPELLQACRKLLSKGLGYEKLRSVYFDVRRDKHYGDLLGVDPEKLRSGSTVDLDGYVKDNPRDFTLLKRTSLADLKDGFFLQTEWGNVRPSWYLQMAGVVMHGQSQGQSQELTLVLGDDDHRFPHLENLCSIWRAVGNTQPQAWITAQSATCADAETSCSLSSLPVTDIPPLALRFWLLSGSYHGALQCSAESLEMWLKNWRRIQQTLARLHTLAPDTEPKKPATNIGQNIGQNIGQSLFNVKQALTDCLENDLNLPAFWPALFQCTREINATINQNRLSTQEAAACVDLFRYLDAVLGLVDWTEVPLRPSDLPDHVRDLCARRETARRDKDFATADALRQEIEAADFRIQDTSDRTLIFSC, from the coding sequence ATGATTCACGACCATGTTCTCTCGCTCATCGGCAAGACCCCGCTGGTGGCCTTGCGCAAGCTGAACCCCTTTCCCGGAGTCCGGATCGCCGCCAAGATCGAAGAGTTCAATCCCGGCGGTTCCATCAAGGACCGGGTGGCCCTGGCCATGATCGAACAGGCCGAAGCATCCGGGCTTCTGACCCCGGACAAGGTGATCATCGAAGCCACCTCCGGGAATACCGGCATTGGCCTGGCCATGGTCTGCGCGGTCAAGGGATACAAGCTGATGCTGCTCATGCCCGAGTCCGCCTCGGAGGAGCGCAGACGGATCATGCTGGCCTACGGGGCGACCATCCACCTCACACCGGGCCATCTGAGCACGGACGGGGCCATCGAGGAAGCCTATCGGCTGCACCGCGAGGAGCCGGAACGCTACGTGCTCATGGACCAGTTCAACAATCCGGCAAGCATCGCGGCCCACTACCGGACCACGGCCCAGGAAATCTGGGACCAGACAGAAGGTCGGGCGACCCACGTGGTGGCCACCCTGGGAACGTCTGGGACCGTGATGGGATTGACGAAACGGCTGAAGGAACTCAACCCGGATATCACGGTCGTTGCCGTGGAGCCCTTTGCCGGACACAAGATCCAGGGCCTGAAAAACATGCAGGAATCCTATCCGCCGGGCATCTACGACAAGCACGCTCCGGACCGGATTCTGAACGTGGAAGACGAGACCGCCTTTGACCTGTGCCGCAAGCTGGCCAATCAGGAAGGAATTTTCGCGGGCATGAGTTCCGGGGCCGCGCTCAGCGGAGCGCTCCAACTGGCCCGCGAACTGGACCAGCAGATCGTGAAGCATCCGTCGGACCCGCCCCCCCTGGTGGTGGTCATCTTTCCGGACGGCGGCATCCGCTACCTGAGCACCCCGCTTTTCGCCCCGCCCCAGGAGCAGGGCGTTCAGGTCCGGGATTTGCGCCGACGCAAGTTGACGGCGTTACGGCCCGGCAAGTCCGCCATGCGCCTGTTCACCCCCGGCCCCAGCCTGGACGACATCACCGGATTCGGAGCATGGCGTCGCATCGTTCTCTTGGACGTGGCGGCCAGGTTTCTCAATCAGAAAGACCCCCGGAACCGTACCCGGGCCGAAGTGCTGGTGGGCGTGGCCGATCTGGACGACCGGGCCGTGGCCGCGGCCCGTGCCGGAGGCATGAGCCTGGAAGTGTCCGGAAAGCAAGCCCTTTCCACGATTCGGGAGCTTGCCGCACGGCTGGGCGTGTCCTCCCAGGTCCGTTTCGTCTCCGCGGGCCAGTGCGCCCCGGAACTGCTCCAGGCCTGCCGCAAGCTGCTCAGCAAGGGTCTCGGGTACGAGAAGCTGCGCTCGGTGTACTTCGACGTGCGCCGGGACAAGCACTACGGGGATCTACTCGGGGTAGACCCGGAAAAACTGCGCTCCGGCTCCACCGTGGACCTGGACGGCTACGTCAAGGACAATCCCCGGGACTTCACCCTGCTCAAGCGCACCTCCCTGGCGGATCTCAAGGACGGCTTCTTCCTCCAGACCGAGTGGGGCAACGTCCGTCCCAGTTGGTACCTGCAAATGGCCGGTGTGGTGATGCACGGCCAGTCCCAGGGCCAGTCCCAGGAACTGACCCTGGTCCTCGGAGACGACGACCATCGCTTTCCACACCTGGAAAACCTTTGCTCCATCTGGCGCGCTGTGGGCAACACCCAGCCCCAGGCCTGGATCACGGCCCAGTCCGCCACATGCGCCGATGCGGAGACCTCTTGTTCCCTGTCGTCCCTGCCGGTCACGGACATCCCCCCGCTCGCCCTGCGCTTCTGGCTGCTCTCCGGCTCCTACCATGGCGCGTTGCAATGCTCCGCCGAAAGCCTGGAAATGTGGCTCAAAAACTGGAGACGCATTCAGCAGACCCTGGCAAGGCTGCACACTCTCGCCCCGGATACCGAACCGAAGAAGCCCGCGACGAACATCGGCCAGAATATCGGCCAAAACATTGGTCAGTCCCTGTTCAACGTCAAACAGGCTCTCACGGACTGCCTGGAAAACGACCTCAACCTGCCCGCCTTTTGGCCTGCCCTGTTCCAATGCACCAGGGAAATCAACGCCACGATCAACCAGAACCGCCTCTCCACCCAGGAAGCCGCGGCCTGCGTCGATCTCTTCCGGTACCTGGACGCAGTCCTGGGCCTAGTGGATTGGACCGAAGTTCCCCTCCGCCCATCCGACCTACCGGACCACGTCCGAGACCTCTGCGCCCGACGCGAAACCGCCCGACGCGACAAGGACTTCGCCACAGCCGACGCCCTGCGCCAAGAAATCGAAGCCGCCGACTTCCGCATTCAGGACACCTCCGATCGGACGCTGATCTTCTCCTGCTGA
- the ilvN gene encoding acetolactate synthase small subunit: MRHVLSVLVENEPGVLSRVVGLFSGRGFNIETLNVGPTLEDGLSLMTITTSGEEQIIEQITKQLRKLVTVVKVVDLTHLQSVEREMVLIKVNAEDERRAEVLRIADIFRCKVVDVSGNDLTLEITGDQGKIRAIVSLLQRFGIKEFARTGTVAMRRSMQVD; the protein is encoded by the coding sequence ATGCGTCATGTGCTGTCCGTACTTGTGGAAAATGAACCCGGAGTGCTGTCACGGGTGGTCGGTCTGTTCAGCGGCCGCGGCTTCAATATCGAAACGCTGAATGTCGGTCCGACGTTGGAGGACGGTCTTTCCCTGATGACCATCACCACCTCCGGCGAAGAACAGATCATTGAGCAGATCACCAAGCAGCTGCGCAAGCTGGTGACCGTGGTCAAGGTCGTGGATTTGACCCACTTGCAGTCCGTGGAACGGGAAATGGTGCTGATTAAGGTCAACGCCGAGGACGAACGCCGGGCCGAGGTGTTGCGGATCGCGGACATCTTCCGCTGCAAGGTTGTTGACGTCAGCGGCAATGACCTGACCCTGGAAATCACCGGTGATCAGGGCAAAATCAGAGCCATCGTCAGTCTGTTGCAGCGATTCGGCATCAAGGAGTTTGCCCGCACCGGCACCGTGGCCATGCGCCGCAGCATGCAGGTGGACTGA
- a CDS encoding twin-arginine translocase TatA/TatE family subunit, with the protein MFGIGMTELIVVLVIILIIFGANKLPEIGSGMGRAIKNFKKATTEPEEIEVSAKQKETTESKETAKES; encoded by the coding sequence ATGTTTGGAATAGGCATGACAGAACTCATTGTGGTGCTGGTGATCATCTTGATCATCTTTGGAGCCAATAAGCTCCCGGAAATCGGCTCCGGCATGGGCCGGGCCATCAAGAATTTCAAGAAGGCGACCACCGAGCCAGAGGAAATCGAGGTCTCGGCGAAGCAAAAGGAGACGACGGAATCCAAGGAAACCGCGAAAGAATCCTAA
- a CDS encoding DUF465 domain-containing protein, translated as MEQHEMELITRLVPENPELAELWNDHQEYEKQLARFEGKPYLSPSEDAELKLLKKTKLAGKTKIQVILDKHRKSEA; from the coding sequence ATGGAACAGCATGAAATGGAACTCATTACCCGACTGGTGCCGGAAAACCCGGAGCTCGCCGAACTGTGGAACGATCACCAAGAATATGAGAAGCAGCTGGCCAGGTTTGAGGGCAAGCCCTACCTTTCACCGTCGGAGGATGCCGAACTGAAGCTTTTAAAGAAGACGAAATTGGCCGGCAAGACAAAAATCCAGGTCATCCTGGACAAGCATCGAAAATCGGAGGCGTAA
- the ilvB gene encoding biosynthetic-type acetolactate synthase large subunit: MERTGAQILLECLLQEGVESIFGFPGGAVIDIYHHLPDYPALRHFLVRHEQGAIHAADGYARATGRVGVCLVTSGPGATNTVTGIATAYMDSIPVVIITGQVPTPLIGNDAFQEVDIVGISRPCVKHNYLVKDVKDLAWIIKQAFYLARTGRPGPVLVDLPKDVLQAKTVFEYPESISMRSYNPNLAPNRRQVRKVTELLRRSRRPLVYSGGGVISSDAAEELTWLCRTLRIPVTSTLMGLGAFPGDDPLWLGMLGMHGTYAANMAVGHTDLLLAVGARFDDRVTGKISSFAPSAQVVHIDVDPTSIRKNVNVDVPIVADCRQALRGIREELEICSDLPDWSEAHQSWLEQVSEWQRDHPLRYTFSEEPIKPQFVVEKIYELTKGEAIITTEVGQNQMWAAQFSKFHRPRTFLTSGGLGTMGYGFPAAIGAQVAFPDKLVIDIAGDGSIQMNIQEMATAVSYNIPVKIVILNNGYLGMVRQWQELFYAKNYCATCMHLNPDFVKLAEAYGAAGFRVTKAADVERVLKEAFAVPGPAIVDVVVEPEENVYPMVPAGAALTDMLLV; encoded by the coding sequence ATGGAACGGACGGGGGCGCAAATCCTTCTGGAGTGTCTGCTCCAGGAGGGTGTGGAGTCGATCTTCGGGTTTCCAGGTGGCGCGGTCATCGATATCTACCACCACCTACCGGACTACCCAGCGTTGCGGCATTTTTTGGTCCGCCACGAACAGGGGGCCATTCATGCCGCGGACGGGTACGCCAGGGCCACGGGTCGGGTCGGGGTCTGCCTGGTCACCAGTGGTCCGGGCGCGACCAACACGGTCACCGGCATCGCCACCGCCTACATGGACTCCATCCCCGTCGTGATCATCACCGGCCAGGTCCCCACGCCCTTGATCGGCAACGACGCCTTTCAGGAGGTGGACATCGTCGGCATCTCAAGACCGTGCGTGAAGCACAACTATCTGGTCAAGGATGTGAAGGACCTGGCCTGGATCATCAAGCAGGCTTTCTATTTGGCCCGCACCGGGAGGCCCGGACCGGTGCTGGTGGATCTGCCCAAGGACGTGCTCCAGGCCAAGACCGTTTTCGAATATCCTGAATCCATATCCATGCGCAGCTATAATCCCAACCTCGCGCCCAACCGCCGTCAGGTGCGCAAGGTCACGGAACTGCTGCGGCGAAGCAGACGGCCTCTGGTTTATTCCGGGGGGGGGGTGATTTCCTCGGACGCCGCTGAGGAATTGACGTGGCTGTGCCGGACCCTGCGCATCCCGGTGACCTCCACGTTGATGGGCTTGGGCGCGTTTCCCGGTGACGATCCGCTCTGGCTGGGCATGCTGGGTATGCACGGGACCTACGCCGCGAACATGGCCGTGGGGCACACGGACTTGCTTCTGGCCGTGGGGGCGCGCTTCGACGACCGGGTGACCGGAAAAATCAGTTCCTTCGCCCCGTCGGCCCAAGTGGTGCATATCGACGTGGACCCTACCTCGATTCGTAAGAACGTCAACGTGGACGTGCCCATCGTGGCCGACTGTCGTCAAGCCCTGCGTGGGATTCGCGAGGAACTGGAAATCTGCTCGGATCTGCCCGACTGGAGCGAGGCGCACCAGTCCTGGCTGGAGCAGGTCAGCGAATGGCAACGTGACCACCCCCTACGGTATACGTTCAGCGAAGAACCGATCAAGCCGCAATTCGTGGTGGAAAAGATATACGAACTGACCAAGGGCGAGGCGATCATCACCACGGAAGTGGGACAGAACCAGATGTGGGCGGCCCAATTTTCCAAGTTCCACCGTCCTCGAACCTTTCTGACCTCCGGCGGATTGGGGACCATGGGCTACGGCTTTCCCGCGGCCATCGGTGCTCAGGTGGCCTTTCCGGACAAGCTGGTGATCGACATCGCTGGCGACGGGTCCATTCAGATGAACATCCAGGAAATGGCCACCGCGGTGAGCTACAACATCCCGGTGAAGATCGTGATTTTGAACAACGGCTACCTGGGGATGGTCCGGCAGTGGCAGGAGCTGTTCTACGCCAAGAACTACTGCGCCACCTGCATGCATCTCAATCCGGACTTCGTGAAACTGGCCGAGGCCTACGGCGCGGCCGGGTTCCGAGTGACCAAGGCCGCGGATGTGGAACGGGTGCTCAAAGAAGCCTTCGCGGTCCCCGGACCGGCCATCGTGGACGTGGTCGTGGAACCCGAGGAAAACGTTTATCCCATGGTTCCGGCCGGCGCCGCGCTGACCGACATGCTGCTGGTGTAA
- a CDS encoding HAD family hydrolase: MRIGPSQVVDPRLKGIVLDCDGVILDSFQANTVFYNSLRRGVGLPAMNLEEATFVHSHSVHESLRRIIPADRWNELEAVKKKIRYTDLMPYLQLEPGLERFLRTARSKGLRLAICTNRTDTMGAILDHYHLAGFFHPVETAATVTFPKPHPEGLNKILGKWGLRRSEIAFIGDSAVDEQTAASASVRFWAYKNERLRGDILIPNFDMLSRWLHKRG, translated from the coding sequence ATGAGGATCGGTCCAAGCCAAGTTGTCGACCCTCGGCTCAAGGGCATCGTCCTGGATTGCGACGGCGTGATCCTGGATTCCTTCCAGGCCAATACGGTGTTCTACAACTCGTTGCGGCGCGGGGTGGGGCTTCCGGCCATGAATCTCGAGGAAGCGACGTTCGTGCATAGCCATTCGGTTCACGAGTCCCTGCGTCGGATCATTCCCGCCGACCGCTGGAACGAACTGGAAGCCGTCAAAAAGAAGATCCGGTACACGGACCTGATGCCCTATCTCCAGTTGGAGCCGGGTCTGGAGCGGTTCCTGCGGACGGCCCGCTCCAAGGGGTTGCGCTTGGCCATCTGCACCAACCGGACCGACACCATGGGGGCGATTTTGGATCATTATCACCTGGCCGGCTTCTTTCATCCCGTGGAGACGGCGGCAACGGTGACGTTCCCCAAGCCGCACCCGGAGGGATTGAACAAGATTCTCGGCAAGTGGGGGCTGCGTCGCTCGGAAATCGCCTTCATCGGCGACTCCGCGGTGGACGAACAGACCGCGGCTTCGGCCAGTGTCCGCTTTTGGGCCTACAAGAACGAACGGTTGCGTGGCGACATCCTGATTCCGAACTTCGACATGCTCAGCCGGTGGCTCCACAAACGCGGCTGA
- the rsfS gene encoding ribosome silencing factor, with product MKTRPATKEQTLAATPREIPGDLTEATQGQALAVAGWLEEKKARDISVLDVTPFSAVADVMVICSAQSARHAQALADWLLERYAEQGIGYLGMEGYTEGRWILVDGNDVLVHIFQEESREFYNLDGLWSRARSLLDDPNPEPPSDKP from the coding sequence ATGAAAACACGTCCCGCGACAAAAGAACAAACCCTGGCCGCGACACCCCGCGAAATACCCGGCGACCTGACCGAAGCAACCCAAGGCCAAGCCCTGGCCGTGGCCGGGTGGCTGGAAGAAAAAAAGGCCCGGGACATCTCCGTCCTGGACGTCACCCCGTTTTCCGCCGTGGCCGACGTGATGGTCATCTGTTCAGCGCAAAGCGCCCGACACGCCCAAGCCCTGGCTGACTGGCTCCTGGAACGCTATGCCGAGCAAGGCATCGGCTATCTGGGCATGGAAGGCTACACCGAAGGACGATGGATTCTCGTGGACGGCAACGACGTTCTGGTGCATATCTTCCAGGAAGAAAGTCGGGAATTCTACAACCTGGACGGCCTCTGGTCCCGGGCCCGTTCCCTGCTCGACGACCCGAACCCCGAACCGCCCTCGGACAAGCCATGA
- a CDS encoding YggT family protein has translation MGLTANFIFAVAFVLNSVLTVYFWIVIISALMSWINPDPYNPIVRALRSLTEPVFQKIRSVIPFVMVGGLDLSPIAVLLGIKFLQIFLVQSLYQFAAGF, from the coding sequence ATGGGTCTCACGGCCAACTTTATTTTCGCGGTGGCGTTCGTCCTGAACTCGGTCCTGACCGTCTATTTCTGGATCGTGATCATTTCCGCCCTGATGTCCTGGATCAACCCCGATCCATACAATCCAATCGTCCGCGCTCTGCGCTCGCTCACCGAGCCGGTCTTTCAAAAGATCAGGAGCGTGATACCGTTCGTCATGGTCGGCGGTCTGGACCTCTCACCCATCGCTGTGCTGTTGGGGATCAAGTTCTTGCAAATTTTCCTGGTACAGTCCCTGTATCAGTTCGCCGCTGGATTCTAG
- a CDS encoding sigma-54 dependent transcriptional regulator: protein MPHASLYSQTFPSKPVVLVIDDEPGHRLMIRAVLEDVGWIVLEAADGQEGLEACRGKALLDAVLLDIRLPDRDGITILQEIKSLHPRLPVIMLTAFGSVGSAVEAMKLGAFDYLTKPADNEELKAVLLKARDYLGLVRENQDLRRALGEEDGSPRLVGQSPGIRRVVELIHQVGPTEATVLVLGESGTGKELVVKAIHSSSLRHAGPLVEINCAALPGELLESELFGYVKGAFTGAVSNKPGRFQLAEKGTLFLDEVGDMPLLLQAKLLRALQERTVEPLGGTQTVQVDVRIIAATHQDLPKLVSSGAFREDLYFRLNVLEIKLPPLRERLDDLPLLTRHLLHKLSLKNHKPFRGVGSGFLETLTAYRWPGNVRELENVLERALILARSDMLTPDLLPDHFREIGSEQNRSEKVADEPSFDTAERQVLVGALEAHGGHRGKTAQALGVSRRTLQYKLHKHGLTSR from the coding sequence ATGCCCCACGCCTCTCTCTATTCCCAAACGTTCCCCTCCAAGCCTGTTGTCCTGGTCATCGACGATGAACCCGGCCACCGACTGATGATCCGCGCTGTACTGGAGGACGTTGGCTGGATCGTGCTGGAGGCCGCCGACGGCCAGGAAGGCCTGGAGGCCTGTCGCGGGAAGGCACTCTTGGACGCGGTTCTTCTGGACATCCGCCTGCCGGACCGGGACGGCATCACGATCCTTCAGGAGATCAAGTCCCTCCATCCGCGATTGCCCGTGATCATGCTTACGGCCTTCGGCAGCGTCGGTTCCGCAGTGGAGGCCATGAAGCTGGGAGCCTTCGACTACCTGACCAAGCCCGCGGACAACGAAGAACTGAAGGCCGTTCTGCTGAAAGCCCGTGATTATTTGGGGCTGGTCCGGGAGAATCAGGACTTGCGCCGGGCTTTGGGGGAGGAGGATGGGAGCCCCAGGCTGGTGGGCCAGAGCCCGGGCATTCGGCGGGTCGTGGAGCTGATCCATCAGGTCGGGCCCACCGAGGCCACGGTCCTGGTTCTGGGTGAATCCGGCACCGGCAAGGAGCTGGTGGTCAAGGCGATCCATTCGTCCAGCCTGCGCCATGCCGGCCCCTTGGTGGAAATCAATTGCGCGGCCTTGCCCGGCGAACTCCTGGAGAGCGAACTGTTCGGCTACGTCAAGGGCGCTTTCACCGGGGCGGTGAGCAACAAACCGGGTCGGTTTCAACTGGCCGAAAAGGGGACGCTGTTCCTGGACGAAGTGGGAGACATGCCCCTGCTCCTTCAGGCAAAATTGCTGCGAGCGCTCCAAGAGCGCACCGTGGAGCCGTTGGGCGGGACCCAGACCGTCCAGGTTGACGTGCGCATCATTGCCGCGACGCACCAGGATCTGCCCAAACTGGTGTCCTCCGGTGCGTTCCGCGAGGATTTATACTTCCGGTTGAACGTCCTGGAGATCAAGCTGCCCCCGCTTCGAGAACGGCTTGATGACCTGCCTCTGCTGACGCGCCATCTGTTGCATAAATTGTCTCTGAAAAACCACAAACCATTTCGGGGTGTTGGCTCCGGATTTCTGGAGACCCTCACGGCCTACCGCTGGCCCGGAAACGTCCGCGAACTGGAAAACGTTCTGGAACGGGCCCTGATCCTGGCCCGCTCCGACATGTTGACGCCGGATTTGCTGCCGGATCATTTCCGGGAGATTGGCTCTGAGCAGAATCGGTCGGAGAAAGTCGCCGACGAGCCCTCCTTCGACACCGCTGAGCGTCAGGTTTTGGTGGGCGCCCTGGAAGCGCACGGCGGCCACCGGGGCAAGACGGCCCAAGCTCTGGGCGTCAGCCGCAGAACGTTGCAATACAAGCTGCACAAACATGGACTGACGTCACGGTGA